The DNA sequence GACACCGCAACGGCGTGCTCAAGGACGTGGTGATGTACTCGGTGCTGGCGCATGAGTGGCCCGAGGTGCGTGCGGGCCTGGAGCACCGCCTGCGGCACCGGCGCTGACGGGCTTCTTCACCCGAGGTACGGCGACGACATCCCGGCGCCGGCGAAAGGCCCGAGCGGCCCGGTCAGCACGCTCACCATCCGGAGATTGTCGCCCAGCGGAAGCCGCGCGAGGGTGACCGGATCGGCGGGCACGATGACCCCGTACGGCACGCCCGGCTGCTCCCAGGCCTCGGCCACCACGAACGCCTCCGGCAGCGCGGTGCCGACGAAGACGAACCTGGGTGCGCCCGGGATCCCGTCGCCGGCGGAGTGCACGCGCCGCAGCACCAGCTCATCGGCCGGAGGCGAGATGTTCTCCACGGCACGCACAGCCGCGACCTCGTACACCTGCAGCCCCGACCGGTAGAGGACCGCGTCGCCGAGGTGCTCGATGGAGGCCGTCACCGGATCCGGTGCCGCGGGACCCACCGAACCCGCCGCGGTCGCCGTACCGGCGCCGAGCACCACCCCGGCCGCGAGCAGCGCCGTGGAGATCACCGCCGTCGCGCCGCGCCTCAACGATGTCGCCGGCATCCCGCACCTCCCGCCACCCCCCGTGGTGCACCGACGGTCCCACGCGCGGCCGGGGGTCACGGACGATTCGCCCTCACGTCACGTCCGGCAGCCGCACGGGCACGATTGCGGCGAACCTGTCGCCGGGGCCCGGGTTCGCCGCCGCGCACGCCCCGCCCAGGTGGTGCATGACGCCCCACACCGCGTTGAGCGCCGTCTGCACCGCGCCCTCCGCCCAGCCGGCGGTCCACGAGATGTCGTCGCCGGCGAGGAACACACCGCGGTGCCGGTCGTCGAAGCCGTCCTGCATGAAGTGGGTGAACAGCCGCTCCTGGTAGCGGTAGTGCCCGGGCAGGTTGGCACGGAACGCGCCCATGAAGCTGCGTTCGACCTCCCAGGAGATGGTGAGCGGCGAGGCGATGACGTGCGAGCGGATGTCCACCTGCGGGTAGATGGCGGACAGCGAGTCCAGCATGAGGTCCATCCGCTCGGCGGCGCCCAGGGGCACGAGCTTGAGCGAGTCGTCGGTCCAGGTGTAGGACAGGCAGATCGCGGCGGGGCCCTCCCCCGGCACGCCCGCCCCGGCCAGCGGGCCGTCGAGCAGGTAGGTGCCGCGCGGCATGCGGTCGGTGAGCGTCATGCCCATCACCGGGCGGCCGGTCGCGGGGTCGGCGTCGCGCCAGAACGGCCGGTCCACCAGCACGAACACCTTGGACGAGCCCATGTAGTGGGTGCGCTCGACGGCGCTCCAGTGGAGCGGGCCGAACAGCGACTCGTCCGTCCGGATCGTGTTGAGCAGCAGCCACACCGGCGCCGTGTACACCACGGCAGGGTAGGTGGCGATGGCGCCGCCGGCGGCGGTGACGGTGATGCGGTGCGGGTGGGTACGCCGGATCCCTGTCACAGCGGGCCGGGGCAGGCCGCCCGGGTGCAGCGCGGCGAGCGACGTGCCGCCCGGCCAGTACGCCGTCCCCGCGGGCGCCAGCGACCACAACCGCAGCGGGAGTTGCTGTGCGCCGCCGTCGATCCCACGGTG is a window from the Tomitella gaofuii genome containing:
- a CDS encoding flavin monoamine oxidase family protein; protein product: MSIPVAPGPGSPLSMTGPDFPFPYDTFRGHPAGIGAVPAAAHGTEVAVIGAGLSGVVAAYELLRMGLRPVVYEAEQIGGRMRSAAFDGHPGSVAELGAMRFPPSSTTLYGYLREVGLSTSPFPNPLAPATPETVIDLKGATVRGRTLDELPAVFRRVARAWEATLEDGAGMSALRDAIRARDPQAIAALWHPLVRRYDDTTFYRFLVDSPHLRSFADRELFGQVGFGTGGWDTDFSNSILEVLRVVATAADEEHRGIDGGAQQLPLRLWSLAPAGTAYWPGGTSLAALHPGGLPRPAVTGIRRTHPHRITVTAAGGAIATYPAVVYTAPVWLLLNTIRTDESLFGPLHWSAVERTHYMGSSKVFVLVDRPFWRDADPATGRPVMGMTLTDRMPRGTYLLDGPLAGAGVPGEGPAAICLSYTWTDDSLKLVPLGAAERMDLMLDSLSAIYPQVDIRSHVIASPLTISWEVERSFMGAFRANLPGHYRYQERLFTHFMQDGFDDRHRGVFLAGDDISWTAGWAEGAVQTALNAVWGVMHHLGGACAAANPGPGDRFAAIVPVRLPDVT